In the genome of Microbacterium endophyticum, one region contains:
- a CDS encoding 5-oxoprolinase/urea amidolyase family protein — protein MVTGMVADMVADTPRPLRVLPFGAAALLVEVATLGEVLDLHAALAATRPAGVVDLVPAARTVLVRIDPRQLTLAAARTWITAAKADAAPTRAEATPVIELAVAYNGPDLLDAAARLGTTPDGLISAHQNAHWRVAFTGFAPGFGYLVSDDWHFDVPRLDSPRTRVPPGSVGIAGEFTGAYPRATPGGWRLIGQTDAPLFDPDAASPVLLAPGSRVRFVAAGPTRDVVSVAGASPITHPEAPVAFTIITAGWQSTVQDRGRPGSASLGIAPSGALDRDALAVANRLVGNRPDAAAIEITGGGFRAVAERDLWIALTGARGPGHIGPAFLDAVTATLWPAGEELDIAVFEHGIRGYLAVRGGVEGAVSAGSRSADVLAGIGPAALIAGDVVRLAGDVRGPVPPLDIAPWTAPTDDVIELNVDDGPRGDWFAASAQEALFDAIWTVSADANRVGVRLEGPELARVHEGELPSEGMVPGALQVPPSGRPTILLADGPVTGGYPVIAVVSDASLDALAQARPGMRIRFHRSS, from the coding sequence ATGGTGACTGGCATGGTGGCTGACATGGTGGCTGACACCCCGCGGCCGCTTCGCGTGCTGCCCTTCGGCGCCGCCGCACTTCTGGTCGAAGTGGCAACCCTTGGCGAGGTGCTCGATCTCCACGCAGCTCTCGCCGCGACTCGCCCCGCGGGCGTCGTCGATCTCGTGCCGGCGGCCCGTACCGTGCTGGTGCGAATCGACCCGCGCCAGCTGACACTCGCGGCGGCCCGCACCTGGATTACAGCAGCCAAAGCGGATGCCGCCCCCACACGCGCCGAAGCGACACCCGTCATCGAGCTCGCCGTCGCCTATAACGGCCCCGACCTCCTCGATGCCGCAGCGCGACTCGGCACCACGCCCGATGGGCTCATCTCGGCCCATCAGAATGCGCACTGGAGAGTTGCATTCACCGGGTTCGCTCCGGGGTTCGGCTACCTCGTGAGCGACGACTGGCACTTCGACGTGCCGCGGCTCGATAGTCCCCGCACGCGCGTCCCGCCCGGCTCGGTCGGTATCGCGGGCGAATTCACCGGCGCCTATCCGCGTGCAACTCCCGGCGGGTGGCGACTGATCGGGCAGACCGACGCGCCGCTTTTCGACCCGGATGCCGCATCCCCGGTTCTCCTCGCCCCAGGAAGCCGCGTGCGCTTCGTCGCGGCAGGCCCCACTCGTGATGTCGTGAGCGTCGCGGGGGCATCGCCCATCACGCATCCCGAGGCACCCGTCGCGTTCACCATCATCACCGCCGGCTGGCAATCGACAGTGCAAGATCGCGGGAGGCCCGGTTCCGCATCCCTCGGAATCGCCCCATCGGGCGCCCTCGATCGTGACGCGCTTGCAGTTGCGAATCGACTCGTCGGCAACCGCCCGGACGCGGCGGCAATAGAGATCACCGGCGGTGGTTTTCGTGCCGTCGCGGAGCGCGACCTCTGGATCGCGCTCACGGGCGCTCGGGGACCCGGCCACATCGGGCCAGCCTTTCTTGATGCTGTAACCGCGACGCTCTGGCCAGCCGGTGAAGAGCTCGATATTGCGGTATTTGAGCACGGCATCCGCGGGTATCTTGCCGTGCGTGGGGGAGTCGAGGGGGCGGTGAGCGCGGGGTCGCGTTCCGCCGATGTGCTCGCGGGTATCGGCCCGGCGGCTCTCATCGCGGGCGACGTCGTGCGTTTGGCAGGCGATGTGCGGGGGCCGGTGCCACCGCTCGATATCGCGCCCTGGACCGCACCGACCGACGACGTGATCGAGCTGAACGTGGATGACGGTCCCCGCGGTGATTGGTTTGCGGCATCCGCACAGGAGGCGCTTTTCGATGCCATCTGGACGGTGTCTGCTGATGCGAATCGCGTGGGCGTGCGCTTGGAAGGACCCGAGCTGGCGCGCGTGCACGAGGGGGAGCTGCCGAGTGAAGGGATGGTCCCCGGAGCGCTGCAGGTTCCGCCGTCGGGTCGCCCCACGATTTTGCTTGCGGACGGCCCGGTCACGGGAGGGTATCCGGTGATCGCAGTGGTGTCGGAT
- a CDS encoding SprT-like domain-containing protein: MSELDRVRHWAEALLALHLDSSWSFGFDNAKRRAGLCDYTRKRITVSKYLTARYDDDTNHQTLLHEVAHALAGPESGHGAKWKRIARDLGYVGGTTHRGETAEELAPWVGRCPAGHTAYRHRRPTRAASCVLCAPRFDNRYLFTWTHREITPATRLAALTPK, translated from the coding sequence ATGTCAGAACTCGATCGTGTACGCCACTGGGCTGAGGCGCTTCTCGCCCTCCACCTCGATTCGTCGTGGAGTTTTGGTTTCGACAACGCAAAGCGCCGCGCGGGCCTGTGCGACTACACGCGAAAGCGCATCACTGTCTCGAAGTACCTGACGGCGCGCTACGACGACGACACCAATCATCAGACGCTGCTGCACGAAGTCGCTCATGCTCTCGCAGGGCCGGAATCTGGCCATGGCGCGAAGTGGAAACGCATCGCTCGAGACCTCGGCTATGTGGGCGGCACAACTCATCGCGGCGAAACCGCGGAAGAACTCGCACCCTGGGTGGGCCGCTGCCCAGCCGGGCACACGGCGTATCGACACCGCCGCCCGACGCGCGCGGCATCCTGCGTTTTATGCGCCCCCCGGTTCGATAACCGCTACCTTTTCACCTGGACGCACCGTGAAATCACCCCGGCGACGCGGCTCGCCGCCCTGACGCCAAAGTAG
- a CDS encoding LamG-like jellyroll fold domain-containing protein, producing the protein MHSHSCRRRTWRASAFTSLAVVAGLVLTTGGAASAASSAANPANDAPKDEDTRSSFVLPVLPDTQFYSRYSESQFYPKYGTNPFEVQTQWLVDNQEELNIPFVVHVGDVVDQQWVTGEWDAAAKAMDILTDGGLAYSVLPGNHDTEDQNARSSAANADNYRARFGADALAAQGGSALVGTFQDGLSSAYLFEAEGHQWMSLALAWNASDDTFAWAQGILNQYPNVPVVLSSHAIINIAEDQVSPASWWWGDVLWDQLISKNDQIIVTVNGHFHGATMQTRTNDFGHPVYQVLTDYQMAADGGNGYMTLFEFDLTNSSIDVESVSPWITKKDPESLTSSDTPALDGTWQSFSIDFDFEERFGWALDPADEDNGDLSERAVEIVSEGWDDSAAGEALEAAGRADDYIEVDGTIAHWRFGSVAEGVVDEETMIPDVAGDSPMYRNAIENTDAAEELDDVTVTHENTAYYSADDGAICFDNVHRESSGPDRLSYISTEYGAPATFADLDADAGYTIETFLQLDEEWTETANRWGAAITRGGSREWTGINDSADAGAGVAWLGISNLREYQYSAADVQTGNSYTLWSGEIMQGAWHHVAIVNDPAADTAIMYVDGVPVLRNASGVGGMMAADFMPWIIGTSTWDSEPDHGWFGCVGETRVVDHALSSTEFLYNRVDIDGDGAHFDLATDLGTVYAPDAKVSSFTGTGYPGAVVRVELAGKSIGTAEVGGDGTWTIELADALGGSGSYGLSFVQSLGERDGSARDATLVIGESSDWTPVESDLTADFEGLITVNPNPFAAGSTVEVALPLGSVGDTVYAFAFSSPTSFGQATVGADSTVRLTTSASLPVGEHRVALYTADGDLIGWDAVSVLAAESDSGSGSEPGTGDAADGDAAGTPAGAASDAPGGLAVTGASLTGLFLLAAAAIAAVIAGVALRARRIRRIR; encoded by the coding sequence ATGCATTCGCATTCCTGTCGCCGCCGTACCTGGCGAGCGTCGGCTTTCACTTCCCTCGCGGTCGTCGCGGGGCTCGTTCTCACCACGGGTGGTGCGGCCAGCGCCGCATCGTCGGCAGCGAACCCCGCCAACGATGCCCCGAAAGACGAAGACACGCGTTCTAGCTTCGTGCTTCCGGTGCTTCCCGACACGCAGTTCTACTCTCGCTACAGCGAATCGCAGTTCTACCCGAAATACGGCACGAACCCGTTCGAGGTACAGACGCAGTGGCTCGTCGACAACCAAGAAGAGCTCAATATTCCGTTTGTCGTACATGTCGGCGATGTCGTTGACCAACAGTGGGTGACGGGCGAGTGGGATGCCGCAGCGAAAGCCATGGACATTCTCACCGATGGCGGACTCGCCTATTCGGTGCTCCCCGGTAATCACGACACCGAAGACCAGAACGCGCGGTCGTCCGCGGCGAATGCCGACAACTACCGCGCTCGCTTCGGCGCGGACGCTCTCGCGGCTCAGGGGGGAAGCGCTCTCGTCGGCACCTTCCAGGACGGACTCTCGTCGGCGTACCTCTTCGAGGCCGAGGGGCACCAGTGGATGTCGCTCGCGTTGGCGTGGAACGCCTCCGACGACACCTTTGCATGGGCCCAGGGCATCCTGAATCAGTACCCGAATGTGCCTGTCGTGCTGTCGTCTCACGCCATCATCAACATCGCCGAAGATCAGGTTTCTCCGGCGTCGTGGTGGTGGGGAGATGTGCTCTGGGACCAATTGATTTCGAAGAACGACCAGATCATCGTGACGGTCAATGGCCACTTCCACGGCGCCACGATGCAGACCCGCACGAACGATTTCGGGCACCCGGTGTACCAGGTACTCACCGACTATCAGATGGCGGCAGACGGTGGCAACGGCTATATGACGCTGTTCGAATTCGATCTCACCAACAGCAGCATCGATGTTGAGTCGGTTTCGCCATGGATCACGAAGAAAGACCCCGAATCTCTGACCTCCTCAGATACCCCGGCCCTCGACGGCACGTGGCAGTCATTCAGCATTGACTTCGATTTCGAAGAGCGTTTCGGATGGGCGCTTGATCCAGCAGACGAAGACAACGGCGATCTGTCTGAGCGCGCCGTCGAGATCGTGTCGGAAGGCTGGGATGACTCCGCAGCAGGTGAAGCGCTCGAAGCTGCCGGGCGAGCTGATGACTACATCGAGGTCGATGGCACGATCGCGCACTGGCGCTTCGGTTCGGTTGCTGAGGGTGTTGTCGATGAAGAGACGATGATTCCGGATGTCGCGGGCGATAGCCCCATGTATCGAAATGCGATCGAGAACACGGATGCCGCCGAAGAACTCGATGACGTCACGGTGACGCACGAAAACACTGCGTACTATTCGGCCGATGACGGGGCGATCTGTTTCGATAACGTCCATCGTGAATCGAGCGGACCCGATCGGCTCTCGTACATTTCGACCGAGTACGGCGCGCCCGCAACGTTCGCTGACCTCGATGCCGATGCGGGGTACACGATCGAAACCTTCCTGCAGCTCGATGAGGAATGGACCGAGACCGCGAACCGGTGGGGCGCGGCGATTACACGTGGCGGCTCACGCGAGTGGACCGGTATCAACGACTCGGCAGATGCGGGCGCCGGTGTTGCATGGCTCGGTATATCCAATCTGCGCGAATACCAGTACTCGGCAGCGGATGTGCAGACGGGTAACTCGTACACACTGTGGTCGGGCGAAATCATGCAGGGTGCGTGGCACCACGTCGCGATCGTCAACGACCCTGCGGCAGATACCGCGATCATGTACGTCGACGGCGTGCCGGTGCTCCGGAACGCGTCGGGCGTCGGCGGAATGATGGCAGCAGATTTCATGCCGTGGATCATCGGCACATCGACCTGGGATTCCGAACCCGACCACGGCTGGTTCGGGTGCGTCGGCGAAACCCGGGTTGTCGACCACGCGCTGTCATCGACAGAGTTCCTCTACAACCGCGTAGATATCGACGGCGACGGTGCTCACTTCGACCTCGCGACTGATCTCGGCACGGTGTATGCCCCCGACGCGAAGGTGTCTTCGTTCACCGGTACCGGGTATCCGGGCGCCGTTGTTCGAGTGGAACTCGCTGGCAAGAGCATCGGAACGGCCGAGGTTGGCGGCGACGGCACCTGGACGATTGAACTCGCGGATGCGTTGGGCGGGTCCGGATCGTACGGGCTTTCGTTCGTGCAGTCCCTCGGTGAGCGAGACGGCAGCGCGCGCGATGCAACTCTGGTGATTGGCGAAAGCTCGGATTGGACGCCCGTTGAATCCGATCTCACCGCGGACTTCGAGGGGCTCATCACAGTGAACCCCAACCCGTTCGCCGCGGGATCAACCGTTGAGGTTGCACTGCCGTTGGGCTCCGTGGGCGACACCGTGTACGCATTCGCGTTCTCATCTCCCACGTCGTTCGGCCAGGCAACCGTCGGGGCCGATTCGACTGTGCGCCTTACGACGTCAGCATCACTCCCGGTTGGAGAACACCGCGTCGCGCTCTACACGGCAGATGGGGATTTGATCGGGTGGGATGCCGTCTCGGTGCTGGCTGCGGAGAGTGACTCTGGGTCCGGCTCAGAACCCGGAACGGGGGACGCCGCCGACGGTGATGCTGCGGGAACTCCAGCCGGTGCGGCCTCGGACGCCCCCGGTGGCCTCGCTGTCACAGGGGCATCGCTGACGGGCCTGTTCCTGCTGGCGGCAGCGGCCATCGCCGCGGTGATCGCCGGAGTGGCGCTGCGGGCACGCCGCATCCGTCGGATCAGATAA
- a CDS encoding 5-oxoprolinase subunit PxpA, producing MATIDLNADLGETIDGVPTADDEAMFSLISSANIACGGHAGDADSMRQAVERAVRFGVAVGAHPSYPDRAGFGRVVVSMSAVDLRLEVTRQLLALRAEGADIRYVKPHGALYHAAGRDSQQAAAVVAAVTDLSETLGRALPILALGEALRSAALAAGLPFVREAFLDRAYSPDGSLVPRSTSGAVLDAPAVVAERAVQLVRDRTVTAVDGTTIRVDAASFCVHGDTPAAIELARAVRRALSESAVDVASPW from the coding sequence ATGGCGACGATCGATCTCAATGCCGACCTTGGCGAGACGATCGACGGCGTGCCCACAGCCGACGACGAAGCGATGTTTTCGCTGATTTCGAGTGCAAATATCGCCTGCGGTGGCCACGCGGGCGACGCGGACTCCATGCGCCAGGCCGTCGAGCGCGCCGTGCGATTCGGTGTCGCCGTCGGTGCCCACCCCTCGTACCCCGATCGTGCAGGCTTCGGTCGTGTTGTGGTTTCGATGAGCGCAGTCGATCTGCGGCTCGAAGTGACACGTCAGCTATTGGCGCTTCGCGCAGAGGGCGCCGACATCCGGTACGTCAAACCCCACGGCGCGCTCTACCACGCTGCGGGCCGTGACTCACAGCAGGCGGCGGCTGTCGTGGCGGCCGTCACGGATCTGTCGGAGACGCTCGGTCGTGCGCTTCCGATCCTGGCTCTGGGTGAGGCGCTTCGAAGCGCAGCGCTCGCCGCCGGCTTGCCGTTCGTACGTGAGGCGTTTCTTGACCGCGCATATTCGCCGGACGGTTCGCTCGTGCCGCGATCGACGTCCGGGGCTGTGCTCGATGCCCCCGCAGTCGTCGCCGAGCGCGCTGTGCAACTCGTGCGGGACCGCACCGTGACCGCCGTCGACGGCACGACGATCAGGGTTGACGCGGCATCGTTCTGTGTGCACGGAGACACCCCCGCGGCGATCGAGTTGGCCCGCGCTGTGCGCCGAGCTTTGTCAGAGTCGGCAGTCGATGTCGCATCACCATGGTGA
- a CDS encoding spermidine synthase, with protein MARAHVEEPPQTRLGDGTIARVVPSAYTGGYELEVDGTPQSHVDLDDPTHLHFEYVARMGAVIDQLRMPGQPLTAVHLGAGALTIPRYIAATRPGSRQQVIELEQPLVDLVRENLPLPKGASIRMRIGDARAGLSRLPPAITGNVDLLVSDVYAGAQTPAHLTTLEFYREAAALLAPDGVLLINVADGAGLAFARRQVATVSAVLDHVIVLAEVQTLKGRRFGNLVVAASRANLPTEWLPRLMAAGPHPAKVAEGSEVREFARSARIVTDADAVASPKPAASLFER; from the coding sequence ATGGCCCGGGCACATGTAGAAGAGCCGCCACAGACGCGGCTCGGCGACGGCACAATCGCGCGCGTAGTGCCATCGGCGTACACCGGCGGTTACGAACTCGAAGTCGACGGCACGCCGCAGTCGCACGTGGACCTCGACGATCCCACGCACCTGCACTTCGAATACGTGGCACGTATGGGCGCCGTGATCGACCAGCTCAGGATGCCGGGGCAACCCCTTACGGCCGTGCACCTCGGGGCCGGCGCCCTCACCATCCCCCGCTACATCGCGGCGACCCGGCCGGGCTCCCGTCAGCAGGTCATCGAACTCGAGCAACCACTCGTCGACCTGGTGCGTGAGAACCTGCCGCTACCGAAGGGCGCTTCGATCCGAATGCGCATCGGTGATGCACGGGCGGGACTTTCGCGGCTTCCGCCCGCGATCACCGGAAACGTCGATCTGCTCGTTTCCGACGTGTACGCCGGTGCGCAGACACCCGCGCACCTCACGACCCTCGAGTTCTACCGCGAAGCCGCAGCCCTACTCGCACCCGACGGTGTGCTGCTCATCAACGTCGCCGATGGCGCGGGGCTCGCGTTCGCGCGCCGTCAGGTCGCGACAGTAAGCGCCGTGCTCGACCACGTCATCGTGCTCGCCGAAGTGCAAACCCTCAAAGGTCGCCGATTCGGCAACCTCGTGGTGGCCGCGTCCCGAGCGAACCTTCCGACCGAGTGGCTGCCACGGTTGATGGCCGCCGGCCCCCACCCCGCAAAGGTGGCCGAGGGCAGCGAAGTGCGCGAATTCGCCCGCAGCGCACGCATCGTCACAGATGCGGATGCCGTCGCATCGCCGAAGCCCGCGGCATCCCTGTTCGAACGCTGA